A window of the Lactobacillus amylovorus DSM 20531 genome harbors these coding sequences:
- the tnpA gene encoding IS200/IS605 family transposase: MNNKRDKIKDAGYEKHYVYNAHYHLIWCTKYRNQIFTNQDLAQEMRDLLKQIAEDNQIKIEKMEVMPEHIHLLISFRPSKSGSSVVKALKGRSAFLFFKNHPEIKQNKMWGGHLWSPSYYFGSIGNMSKEVVEKYINDQIYNAVRDGKPYPSPH; this comes from the coding sequence ATGAATAATAAGAGAGACAAAATAAAAGACGCAGGCTATGAAAAACACTACGTCTATAATGCACACTATCATCTAATTTGGTGTACTAAATACCGCAATCAAATCTTTACTAACCAAGACCTTGCACAAGAGATGCGAGACCTGCTCAAGCAAATAGCTGAAGATAATCAAATCAAAATTGAAAAAATGGAGGTAATGCCTGAACATATTCATTTGCTTATCAGCTTTAGACCATCAAAATCAGGTTCAAGCGTAGTCAAAGCACTCAAAGGAAGAAGTGCTTTTTTATTCTTCAAGAATCATCCCGAAATTAAGCAAAACAAGATGTGGGGCGGACATTTATGGTCACCCAGCTATTACTTTGGTAGCATAGGGAATATGTCTAAAGAAGTAGTAGAAAAGTACATTAATGACCAGATCTACAATGCCGTTAGAGACGGCAAGCCCTATCCATCCCCGCATTAA
- a CDS encoding C69 family dipeptidase: protein MKEYSACTTILVGKKASIDGTTMIARNDDTFRPITPQKFIIEPARHGEKKHIKSWLNKFEMDLPEDAQRVPAVPNVDYKHRGYYDESGINQENVAMSCTESTYGNERTLAFDPLVKDGLDEDCMQTSVLPYIHSARDGVKYLGKLIAKYGSPAGNSVLFSDKDEIWYMEIVTGHHWVAERIPDDCYAATGNRVAIEQVDFDNPDYFMWSEGIQEFVEEHHLNPDHEGWNFRHIFGTYTEQDRHYNTNRQWYIQKLFNPEIEQDPQDGDIPFIRKAAKKITKEDIEFALGSHYQDTPYDPFGKGTEEEKHRYRPIGLNRTQNAHILQIRSDVPEDRAAIMWLCIGGPTFTPFIPFFANMNDTDPSFNNTSMDYNMNDAWWYYKSFAAIVESHYPQFVQLDTTYLTELNRYFRGRVEEIIKDSEGKSGDELTEFLTKENQKTVAHTRKETEKLWGQMMIDSINMSKLTFNMDENL from the coding sequence ATGAAAGAATATAGCGCTTGTACTACTATTTTGGTAGGTAAGAAAGCATCAATCGACGGCACTACTATGATTGCTCGTAACGACGATACTTTTCGTCCTATTACCCCACAAAAGTTCATTATTGAACCAGCTCGTCATGGTGAAAAGAAACACATTAAGTCATGGCTTAACAAGTTTGAAATGGATCTTCCAGAAGATGCTCAACGTGTTCCAGCTGTTCCTAATGTTGATTACAAGCACCGTGGTTACTACGATGAAAGTGGCATTAACCAAGAAAACGTTGCTATGTCATGTACTGAATCAACTTACGGTAACGAAAGAACTTTAGCATTCGATCCACTCGTTAAGGATGGTTTGGACGAAGATTGTATGCAAACTTCAGTATTGCCATACATTCACTCAGCTCGTGATGGTGTTAAGTACTTGGGTAAATTAATTGCTAAGTATGGTTCTCCTGCAGGTAACTCAGTTTTATTCAGTGACAAAGACGAAATCTGGTACATGGAAATTGTTACTGGTCACCACTGGGTAGCAGAACGTATCCCAGATGACTGCTACGCTGCAACTGGTAACCGTGTTGCTATTGAACAAGTTGACTTCGATAATCCTGACTACTTCATGTGGAGTGAAGGTATTCAAGAATTCGTTGAAGAACATCATTTGAACCCAGATCACGAAGGCTGGAACTTCCGTCACATTTTCGGTACTTACACTGAACAAGACCGTCACTACAACACTAACCGTCAATGGTACATTCAAAAGTTGTTCAACCCAGAAATTGAACAAGATCCACAAGATGGTGATATTCCATTCATCCGTAAGGCTGCTAAGAAGATTACCAAGGAAGATATTGAATTTGCATTAGGTTCACACTACCAAGACACTCCATACGATCCATTTGGCAAGGGTACTGAAGAAGAAAAGCACCGTTACCGTCCAATTGGCTTGAACCGTACGCAAAACGCTCATATCTTGCAAATCAGAAGTGATGTTCCAGAAGACCGTGCCGCAATTATGTGGTTATGTATTGGTGGTCCAACATTTACTCCATTCATTCCATTCTTTGCTAACATGAACGATACTGATCCTTCATTTAACAATACTTCAATGGATTACAACATGAATGACGCATGGTGGTACTACAAGTCATTTGCAGCCATTGTAGAAAGTCACTACCCACAATTTGTTCAACTTGATACTACTTACCTTACTGAACTTAACCGTTACTTCAGAGGTCGTGTTGAAGAAATTATCAAGGACTCGGAAGGCAAGTCAGGCGATGAATTGACTGAATTCTTGACTAAAGAAAACCAAAAGACTGTTGCTCATACTCGTAAGGAAACTGAAAAGTTATGGGGGCAAATGATGATTGACTCAATCAACATGTCTAAGTTAACTTTCAACATGGATGAAAATCTTTAA
- the rpsP gene encoding 30S ribosomal protein S16 yields the protein MSVKIRMHRAGAKRKPFYRIVVADSRMPRNGRFIEQVGYYNPVSQPKELKLDEDKIFEWLQKGAQPSDTVRSLLSGAGLMAKLHDAKYNK from the coding sequence ATGTCAGTTAAAATTCGTATGCACCGCGCTGGTGCCAAGAGAAAGCCATTCTACAGAATCGTTGTTGCAGACTCACGTATGCCACGTAACGGTCGTTTCATCGAACAAGTTGGTTACTACAACCCAGTTTCACAACCAAAGGAATTGAAGCTTGACGAAGACAAGATCTTTGAATGGTTACAAAAGGGTGCACAACCTTCAGACACTGTTAGATCACTTCTTTCAGGTGCTGGCTTGATGGCTAAGTTGCACGATGCAAAATACAACAAGTAA
- the ylxM gene encoding YlxM family DNA-binding protein — MDELTKNEELGDLYAYYGTLLTRGQQSYFEDYYYNDLSLGEIAVNHHVSRQAVYDNLKRSSKILQNYEDKLHMRRDNDHIENVLADVLLSIDNDDSQTAKNEITNLLNQLRGE; from the coding sequence ATGGATGAATTAACTAAAAACGAAGAGCTTGGCGATTTATATGCCTATTACGGCACATTGCTGACTCGGGGCCAACAATCATATTTTGAAGATTATTACTATAATGATTTGTCCCTAGGTGAAATTGCTGTAAATCATCATGTATCAAGACAAGCCGTTTATGATAATTTGAAACGGTCGAGCAAAATTTTGCAGAACTATGAAGACAAGCTTCATATGCGCCGGGATAATGACCATATTGAAAATGTATTGGCGGACGTATTATTGTCGATTGATAATGATGATAGTCAAACTGCTAAAAATGAAATAACGAATTTATTAAATCAATTGAGGGGAGAGTAA
- a CDS encoding MarR family winged helix-turn-helix transcriptional regulator, with protein MAEGTIGSFLTKISNEVEKQMDDDLKSFGISANELEVLIELRHHKNGKSFSKLAKEIHVTDEKLKQLISELEQKNLITFSDNTAVETDKGIDLCKKIEKHREDTDQTITGMLSKDETLGLVKVLKKMLKSSEDKD; from the coding sequence ATGGCAGAAGGTACAATTGGCTCATTTCTGACTAAGATCAGTAATGAAGTTGAAAAACAAATGGATGACGATTTAAAGAGCTTCGGTATTAGTGCTAATGAACTTGAAGTTTTAATTGAATTACGTCATCATAAGAATGGTAAGTCTTTTAGCAAGTTAGCTAAAGAAATTCATGTAACTGATGAAAAGCTTAAGCAATTAATTTCTGAGCTTGAACAAAAGAATTTGATCACCTTTTCAGATAATACGGCCGTTGAAACTGATAAAGGTATCGATTTGTGCAAGAAGATTGAAAAGCACCGTGAAGATACTGATCAAACAATTACAGGGATGTTAAGCAAAGATGAAACTTTAGGCTTAGTAAAAGTATTAAAGAAGATGCTTAAATCAAGCGAAGATAAGGATTAA
- a CDS encoding RNA-guided endonuclease InsQ/TnpB family protein encodes MKRMSSLTYHFGVKLRFYPSSKQKKIIKLNYDAQRFVYNSYVGRNRTSYHAKRYLANRQNRAMPFAFSALNSYEVQLAETVVINNELLAKPKNIRDAYSFLRVKEIDSLALANAIQNYQKAWNNYRKIGHGIPTFHKKRSDWSYQTNCQYPKQSEAYLDNGTARFIDAKHIKLPKLGIVRIAGFRKLIKERLLKQIPTRIGTVTIKKTADDQFYLSMQLGSDTAFVKELPKTQSQIGIDLNLDNFLTASNGAMVANPRFYRKTKKKLAHAQRVLSRRQRRAKKEGRNLWLAKNYQKQRLIVAKLHDKIRRQRNDFLQVLSTALIKNHDLVVAEELRNRNLLKNHALSQSISDVGWRSFLNMLAYKADLYGKEFLTIDPKYTTQRCHACGSIMGQNGYKKLTLKDREWTCPICRMPHIRDWNAAVNILEKGLSKWQNPKIKKAA; translated from the coding sequence ATGAAAAGAATGAGCAGTTTAACCTATCATTTTGGCGTTAAGCTTCGCTTTTATCCTAGTTCTAAGCAAAAGAAAATCATTAAACTAAACTATGATGCGCAGCGCTTTGTCTACAACTCTTATGTAGGACGCAATCGGACTAGCTACCATGCTAAACGTTATTTAGCTAATAGGCAAAATCGAGCAATGCCCTTTGCTTTTTCTGCTCTTAATAGCTATGAAGTCCAACTGGCAGAAACAGTAGTCATCAATAATGAATTATTGGCTAAGCCTAAGAATATTCGTGATGCTTATAGCTTTTTACGTGTTAAAGAAATTGATAGTCTCGCTCTTGCCAATGCGATTCAAAACTATCAGAAAGCTTGGAACAACTATCGCAAGATTGGTCATGGAATTCCGACTTTTCACAAAAAACGCAGCGACTGGTCATATCAGACCAACTGTCAATATCCTAAGCAGTCAGAAGCCTATCTTGATAACGGGACAGCTAGATTTATTGATGCTAAACATATTAAATTGCCTAAGCTGGGAATTGTCCGCATTGCTGGTTTTAGAAAACTGATTAAAGAGCGCTTGCTTAAGCAGATACCAACTAGAATTGGCACAGTCACGATAAAAAAGACCGCTGATGACCAGTTCTACCTGTCTATGCAATTAGGCAGCGATACTGCTTTTGTTAAGGAATTACCTAAAACACAAAGTCAAATTGGCATTGACCTCAATTTAGATAACTTCCTAACAGCATCTAACGGAGCAATGGTCGCTAATCCACGATTTTATCGCAAAACCAAAAAGAAGCTGGCCCATGCCCAACGTGTCTTGTCTCGCAGGCAGCGCCGGGCAAAAAAAGAAGGACGCAATTTGTGGCTAGCAAAAAACTATCAAAAACAGCGTCTAATAGTCGCTAAACTGCACGATAAGATCAGAAGACAGCGTAATGACTTTTTACAAGTACTCTCAACTGCACTAATCAAAAACCACGATTTAGTAGTTGCCGAGGAATTAAGAAACAGAAACCTGTTAAAGAATCATGCCTTGTCGCAATCAATTTCTGATGTCGGCTGGCGTAGTTTCCTGAATATGCTGGCTTATAAGGCAGATCTATATGGTAAAGAATTTCTAACAATTGATCCTAAATATACTACTCAACGCTGTCATGCTTGTGGCAGTATTATGGGCCAAAATGGTTATAAGAAATTAACCCTTAAGGATCGGGAGTGGACTTGTCCAATTTGTCGAATGCCCCATATTCGTGATTGGAATGCGGCAGTGAATATCTTAGAAAAAGGATTAAGCAAGTGGCAAAATCCTAAAATAAAAAAAGCAGCCTAG
- the ftsY gene encoding signal recognition particle-docking protein FtsY: MGLFDRIKKSLFGKKDEDGEEKKEEQPKQEEEEKQEQGSEESAEPEKEESAEETAATEESEAETTSEAENEPTSETEVEPKPQATEVENSEESEPVEEKPAEEKTHVAESETEEEQPAEQENDEEKSSDEEDAQEKLYEKGLEKTNKGFGARLNAFFARFRSVDEDFFDDLEDLLIESDVGFETAEQLTDELREEAKLQNAKSRDDLKQVIVEKLVDLYDQGGQGKDEKLAYDPDAKPNVYLFVGVNGAGKTTTIGKLAKRFKDEGKSVILAAADTFRAGAVEQLEEWGKRVGVPVITGKEKADPASVVYDATERAIKEQADYLLVDTAGRLQNKKNLMAELEKIQRTIKKLLPEQPAETLLVLDGSTGQNALLQAKDFDKTTKLTGLVLTKLDGSSKGGVVLAIRNEMKLPVKLVGLGEKAEDLADFDAANYAIGLFHGLV, from the coding sequence TTGGGATTATTTGATCGAATTAAAAAGTCTCTCTTTGGTAAAAAAGACGAGGACGGAGAAGAGAAAAAAGAAGAACAGCCAAAACAAGAGGAAGAAGAAAAGCAAGAACAAGGATCAGAAGAATCAGCTGAACCTGAAAAAGAAGAGTCAGCTGAAGAAACTGCTGCAACAGAAGAATCTGAAGCAGAAACTACCTCTGAGGCTGAAAATGAACCTACATCTGAAACTGAAGTAGAACCAAAACCACAAGCTACTGAAGTAGAAAATTCTGAAGAGTCTGAACCAGTAGAAGAGAAGCCAGCCGAAGAAAAAACACATGTGGCTGAATCTGAAACTGAAGAAGAACAACCAGCAGAGCAAGAAAATGATGAGGAAAAATCTTCTGATGAAGAAGATGCTCAAGAAAAGCTTTATGAAAAGGGGCTTGAAAAAACCAATAAAGGTTTTGGTGCGCGTTTAAATGCCTTCTTTGCAAGATTTAGATCAGTAGATGAAGACTTCTTTGATGATCTTGAAGATTTGTTGATTGAATCTGATGTTGGTTTTGAAACAGCTGAACAATTAACTGATGAATTGCGTGAAGAAGCTAAGTTGCAAAATGCTAAATCACGTGATGATTTGAAGCAAGTAATCGTTGAAAAATTGGTTGACCTTTACGACCAAGGGGGTCAAGGTAAGGATGAAAAATTAGCTTACGATCCTGACGCTAAACCTAATGTTTACCTTTTTGTCGGAGTTAACGGTGCCGGAAAGACTACTACTATTGGTAAATTGGCTAAACGCTTTAAAGATGAAGGCAAATCCGTTATTTTGGCTGCAGCCGATACTTTTAGAGCAGGTGCGGTTGAACAATTGGAAGAATGGGGCAAGCGTGTTGGTGTCCCTGTTATAACTGGTAAAGAGAAGGCAGATCCTGCTTCAGTTGTCTACGATGCTACTGAACGGGCAATTAAAGAACAAGCTGATTATCTGTTAGTTGATACAGCAGGTCGTTTGCAAAATAAGAAGAACTTGATGGCTGAGCTTGAAAAGATTCAAAGAACGATCAAGAAATTATTGCCTGAACAACCAGCAGAAACTTTATTGGTTCTTGATGGTTCAACTGGACAAAATGCCCTTTTGCAGGCCAAAGACTTTGACAAGACCACTAAGTTAACCGGTTTAGTTTTAACTAAGCTTGATGGCTCTTCAAAGGGTGGAGTTGTTTTGGCAATCCGTAACGAAATGAAGTTGCCAGTTAAATTGGTTGGTTTAGGCGAAAAAGCAGAAGATTTGGCAGATTTTGATGCCGCAAATTATGCTATTGGTCTTTTCCATGGCTTAGTCTAG
- the rimM gene encoding ribosome maturation factor RimM (Essential for efficient processing of 16S rRNA) — protein MQYFDVAKILTTHGLNGEVKVNVITDFPEDRFAEGMQLALKADTDRILTIKKSRPFKQFWLLQFDEVNDIDDAEKLRGQILVVSEDNRGELPEGVYYYKDIFECDVIDEESGKRLGKITDIQSPGANDIWLVHEDDGKEYWIPNIADVVKKVDVPNKKVYVELMEGLRDED, from the coding sequence ATGCAATATTTTGATGTTGCAAAGATTTTAACCACGCATGGCCTAAATGGTGAAGTTAAAGTTAATGTGATTACAGATTTCCCGGAAGATCGTTTTGCGGAAGGGATGCAGCTAGCTTTAAAGGCTGATACTGATCGAATTTTGACTATTAAAAAGAGCCGTCCTTTCAAACAATTTTGGCTGCTTCAATTTGATGAAGTAAATGATATTGATGATGCAGAAAAACTTCGTGGTCAAATTTTGGTAGTTAGTGAAGATAATCGTGGTGAATTGCCAGAAGGTGTTTATTACTACAAAGATATTTTTGAATGCGATGTGATTGATGAAGAATCTGGAAAAAGATTAGGTAAAATTACCGATATTCAATCGCCCGGTGCTAATGATATTTGGTTAGTTCATGAAGATGACGGTAAAGAATATTGGATTCCTAATATTGCAGACGTAGTAAAAAAGGTTGATGTTCCTAACAAGAAGGTTTATGTAGAATTAATGGAAGGCTTGCGCGATGAAGATTAA
- a CDS encoding low temperature requirement protein A, which yields MPATSFFSNQLLFWFLIVGTLINIFVVMFASSRLEREYERINMVHIIKDSLIERYGLMTMIALGEIISSLYDFSKTPINWNRFIQFTLCIILVALLAAVYYQVLGELHIQLNSSIATSLTGWLFLLVILFIFLIDVSLHLVIIDGNLESKILFSFSLILMLLMIRVLFLISIHFKLSKLQIKLSWILLIEIIINLAAAFLPAMG from the coding sequence TTGCCTGCGACCTCTTTTTTTAGTAATCAGCTTTTATTCTGGTTCTTAATAGTCGGAACTCTAATCAATATCTTTGTAGTTATGTTCGCTAGTTCTCGTCTTGAGCGAGAATATGAAAGAATCAACATGGTTCATATAATCAAAGATTCATTGATTGAACGCTACGGTCTAATGACAATGATCGCTTTAGGAGAAATCATTTCAAGTCTTTACGACTTTAGCAAAACGCCGATCAATTGGAACCGATTCATTCAATTCACTCTTTGTATAATTTTGGTTGCGCTATTGGCAGCTGTATATTATCAAGTTTTAGGTGAACTTCATATTCAACTAAATTCTTCGATTGCTACATCTCTTACAGGCTGGTTATTTTTATTAGTAATTCTTTTTATCTTCTTAATTGACGTTAGTCTTCACCTAGTAATCATTGATGGGAATCTTGAAAGCAAAATTTTATTTAGTTTTTCTTTGATCCTCATGCTGCTAATGATCCGAGTTTTGTTTTTAATCAGTATTCATTTCAAATTGTCAAAACTTCAGATCAAACTTAGCTGGATTCTCCTGATTGAAATAATCATCAATCTAGCAGCTGCCTTTTTACCAGCCATGGGATGA
- the trmD gene encoding tRNA (guanosine(37)-N1)-methyltransferase TrmD, producing MKINVLTLFPDMFTPLQVSMLGRGLEDKKWDLNLVNFRDFTTDVHHHVDDTPYGGGAGMVLQIMPIKKALDSLPSTGKIIITAPQGKTFNEKMAQDWAKEDELTFICGHYEGFDQRVYDLADETVSIGDYVLTGGELPTMSMIDATVRLIPGILGNAASPVEESFSHGLLEYPQYTRPADFEGQKVPEVLTSGNHQKIDEWRHYEALKATYLHRPDMLEKRELSDEEKKMLADIKAEAKSTTLD from the coding sequence ATGAAGATTAATGTTTTAACCCTTTTTCCAGATATGTTTACTCCATTACAAGTTTCAATGTTAGGGCGTGGTCTTGAAGACAAAAAGTGGGATCTCAATTTAGTTAATTTCCGTGATTTCACTACCGATGTTCATCATCATGTTGATGATACCCCATATGGTGGTGGAGCCGGCATGGTTTTACAAATCATGCCAATCAAGAAGGCACTTGATTCACTTCCTTCAACTGGTAAGATAATTATTACTGCGCCACAAGGCAAAACCTTTAATGAAAAAATGGCACAGGATTGGGCTAAGGAAGATGAATTAACCTTTATTTGTGGTCACTATGAAGGCTTTGACCAACGCGTGTATGACTTAGCTGATGAAACAGTTTCAATTGGCGATTACGTCTTAACTGGCGGTGAATTGCCAACAATGAGCATGATTGATGCTACTGTGCGCTTAATTCCTGGTATCTTGGGTAATGCGGCCAGTCCAGTTGAAGAGAGCTTCTCTCATGGCTTGCTTGAATACCCACAATATACTCGCCCAGCAGACTTTGAAGGCCAAAAGGTGCCGGAGGTTTTAACTAGTGGCAACCACCAAAAGATTGACGAATGGCGCCATTATGAAGCTTTAAAGGCAACTTATCTTCATCGACCTGATATGCTTGAAAAGCGTGAGCTTTCAGATGAAGAAAAGAAGATGCTGGCTGACATTAAAGCTGAAGCAAAGTCAACTACCCTAGACTGA
- a CDS encoding APC family permease has protein sequence MNLWQRMNKKEDPRVYENKDGHLVRSLKVKDFLALGVGTIVSASIFTLPGEVAAMHTGPAVAISFILAAVAAGLVAFAYAEMAAAMPFAGSAYSWINVVFGEFWGWVAGWALLAEYFIALAFVGSGLSANFRALIAPMGIKLPNSLSNAFGNNGGIIDIISLVSILLVSILISRGVSRAARVENGLVILKVLAILLFILVGLTAIKGSNFVPFIPKYRMTSNGPFGGWQGIYAGVSMIFLSYIGFDSIAANSAEAIDPQKTMPRGILGSLAIAVTLFVVVSLVLVGMMPYQKYANSAEPVGLALRYAGHPIVAITVQTIAVLGMFTALIGMSMAGSRLIYSFGRDGMLPKWLGKLNADRRPNNALWTLTVVAILLGAFFPFSMLSQLVSAGTLIAFMFVSLGIYKLRPREGKDIDDPSFKMPFYPVLPALGFLAALIVFLGLDYQAKLYAGIWFILGLIIYFGYGIHHSILDKKR, from the coding sequence GTGAATCTTTGGCAAAGAATGAACAAAAAAGAAGATCCACGCGTCTATGAAAACAAGGATGGACACCTGGTTCGCTCATTAAAAGTAAAAGACTTCTTAGCATTAGGCGTCGGAACGATCGTTTCTGCTTCAATTTTTACCTTGCCGGGAGAAGTTGCAGCTATGCACACCGGTCCTGCTGTCGCAATTTCATTTATCTTAGCCGCGGTTGCCGCTGGTCTCGTGGCCTTTGCTTATGCAGAAATGGCAGCGGCTATGCCATTTGCAGGTTCAGCTTATTCATGGATCAACGTTGTTTTTGGTGAATTCTGGGGTTGGGTTGCCGGATGGGCGCTGCTTGCAGAATACTTTATCGCCTTGGCTTTCGTTGGTTCAGGACTTTCCGCTAACTTCCGAGCATTAATTGCCCCAATGGGAATTAAATTACCAAACTCTTTATCAAATGCGTTTGGTAACAACGGCGGAATTATCGATATCATTTCGCTGGTTTCTATCCTATTAGTTTCAATCTTGATTAGTCGCGGTGTATCACGTGCAGCTCGTGTAGAAAATGGCTTGGTTATCTTAAAAGTTTTAGCTATCTTACTCTTTATTTTGGTAGGTTTAACTGCAATTAAAGGCTCAAACTTCGTTCCATTTATTCCAAAATACCGTATGACATCTAACGGACCATTTGGTGGTTGGCAAGGAATCTATGCCGGTGTTTCAATGATCTTCCTATCATATATCGGTTTTGACTCAATTGCGGCCAACTCAGCTGAAGCCATTGATCCACAAAAGACGATGCCACGTGGTATCTTAGGTTCATTGGCTATTGCCGTTACCTTATTTGTTGTCGTTAGTCTTGTCCTTGTCGGGATGATGCCATACCAAAAATATGCTAACTCAGCTGAACCAGTTGGACTTGCCCTTCGTTATGCCGGACATCCAATCGTAGCAATCACTGTACAAACCATTGCAGTACTTGGTATGTTTACTGCTTTAATTGGAATGAGCATGGCAGGTTCAAGATTGATTTATTCATTTGGCCGTGACGGAATGCTTCCTAAATGGTTAGGTAAATTAAATGCAGATCGTCGACCAAACAATGCATTATGGACTTTAACTGTCGTTGCCATCTTGCTTGGTGCCTTCTTCCCATTCTCAATGTTGTCACAACTTGTTTCTGCGGGAACCTTAATTGCATTTATGTTTGTATCATTAGGTATTTACAAATTACGTCCACGTGAAGGTAAAGATATTGATGATCCTTCATTTAAGATGCCATTTTACCCAGTATTGCCTGCTTTAGGCTTCTTAGCTGCTTTAATCGTCTTCTTAGGATTAGACTATCAAGCTAAGCTTTACGCTGGTATCTGGTTCATTTTAGGATTAATTATTTACTTCGGCTACGGTATCCATCACTCTATCTTAGATAAAAAGAGATAA
- the ffh gene encoding signal recognition particle protein, protein MAFENLSERIQKALKNLTGKGKISEEDINKASREIRLALLEADVNFKVVKDFIKTIKKEALGKEVQESLNPGQQVIKIVNEQLTKMMGEEAVPLNKSKHIPTIIMMVGLQGTGKTTTVGKLAYHLQKTEKARPLLIAGDIYRPAAVDQLKQIGEQLKVPVFSEDGEKDVAKIVQDGLAEADKNKNDYVLIDTAGRLEIDEPLMEELERVKKVANPDNILLVVDAMTGQAATDVAKGFDERLDVTGVILTKLDGDTRGGAALSIRAVTGKPILFTGQGEKLSDLDVFHPDRMASRILGMGDMLSLIEKAQQDYDAKEAQKVAEKMRENTFDFNDFVDQLEQVQKMGPLDQIMKMIPGLANNPQLKNLSVDQKQIAHTEAIVYSMTEEERENPDILNPSRRRRIAAGSGRPVVEVNRMIKQFKQMREMMSKVTKGNMKGLSNLPGMDSPMAKMAMRRMNKNFKKNKKKRLRKVKRYHS, encoded by the coding sequence ATGGCTTTTGAAAATTTAAGTGAACGAATTCAAAAAGCATTAAAAAATTTAACTGGTAAGGGTAAGATTTCAGAAGAAGATATTAATAAAGCTAGTCGTGAAATTAGATTGGCTTTGCTTGAAGCCGACGTTAATTTCAAGGTCGTTAAGGACTTTATCAAGACGATCAAGAAAGAAGCATTGGGTAAGGAAGTTCAAGAGAGCTTAAACCCTGGTCAACAAGTAATTAAGATTGTTAATGAACAATTAACTAAGATGATGGGTGAGGAAGCAGTTCCTCTTAATAAGTCTAAGCATATTCCTACCATTATTATGATGGTTGGTTTGCAAGGTACTGGTAAGACTACTACTGTTGGTAAACTTGCATATCACTTGCAAAAGACCGAGAAGGCTCGTCCGCTTTTAATTGCCGGAGATATTTACCGTCCTGCTGCCGTAGATCAGTTGAAGCAAATCGGTGAACAATTGAAGGTGCCAGTATTTAGCGAAGACGGTGAAAAAGACGTTGCTAAAATCGTTCAAGATGGTTTAGCTGAAGCCGATAAGAATAAAAACGATTATGTTTTAATCGATACGGCTGGTCGTCTTGAAATTGATGAACCATTAATGGAAGAACTTGAACGAGTAAAGAAGGTTGCCAACCCTGACAACATCTTGCTTGTAGTTGATGCCATGACTGGTCAAGCTGCTACCGATGTGGCTAAGGGCTTTGATGAACGTCTTGACGTTACTGGCGTTATCTTGACTAAATTGGATGGTGATACCCGTGGTGGTGCTGCACTTTCAATTCGTGCCGTTACTGGTAAGCCAATCCTCTTCACTGGTCAAGGTGAAAAATTAAGTGACTTGGATGTCTTCCACCCAGACAGAATGGCCTCAAGAATCCTTGGTATGGGTGATATGCTTTCCTTAATTGAAAAGGCTCAACAAGATTACGATGCCAAGGAAGCACAAAAAGTTGCTGAAAAGATGCGTGAAAATACCTTCGACTTCAATGACTTTGTCGATCAACTTGAACAAGTACAAAAGATGGGACCTTTGGATCAAATTATGAAGATGATTCCTGGTCTTGCTAATAATCCTCAACTTAAGAATTTGAGCGTTGATCAAAAGCAAATCGCTCATACTGAAGCGATTGTTTACTCAATGACTGAAGAAGAACGTGAAAATCCAGATATTTTGAATCCTAGCCGTCGTAGAAGAATTGCTGCCGGTTCTGGTCGTCCCGTTGTTGAAGTAAACCGAATGATCAAGCAATTTAAGCAAATGCGCGAAATGATGAGCAAGGTTACTAAGGGTAACATGAAGGGCTTAAGCAACTTGCCTGGTATGGATTCACCAATGGCCAAGATGGCTATGCGCCGCATGAATAAGAATTTCAAGAAGAACAAGAAGAAGCGTCTGCGTAAGGTTAAGAGATATCATTCATAA